In Leptotrichia buccalis C-1013-b, the genomic window ATTATGGATTTATCCTACAAAATTTTGGAGCCGATTCGAGGAAAGACTAAATATAATCATTTATGTGTCAGAAGCGCTGTCTCAATTATTTTGGACAGATTGCTCGGAGAAAATTAAATAAAAAAATATACAAAAATTAGAAAGGACACACTTATGGAGGAAAAAAATAAAAAAATAGTGGGAATTGTGGTAGTTAGCCATAGCAATAAACTTGCAGAAGAAATAATAAATTTTGTAAAAATTTTTAAGCAGACTGATTTTCCATTGGAAAATGGCGGAAATGCAAACAGGGAAGTATACGGAACAAATATTGAAAATGTGAAAAATGCAATAATTAGAGCAGATAACGGTGCAGGAGTCCTTGTATTTGTGGATATGGGAAGCTCTGTATTCAATGCGGTTAAGGCTATAAAGGAACTTGATGGAGAAGTTGAAGCAAAAATTGCAGATGCGCCTTTGGTAGAAGGTATTATTTCCGCTGTTGCAGCTAATTTTGATGGAATAGATTTGGACGAGTTAAAAATAATTGCTGAAGATAGTAAAAAATTTACAAAATTGAAAAAAAAGATTTAAGAAAGAGAGAAATTTAAATAAAAAATGGAAAATTTAATAAATATAGGAACAATCGTTGGAACACATCATTTACGTGGAAGCGTCAAAATTAATTCGATTTTTGAGAATATTGAAGTTATTGAAAATGAACGTGTTTTATTGGAAAAAAATGAGAAAAAGAAATTGCTTGTTGTGAAGAAAGTGAAAAGGCTGAATGAAAAAAAGGCAATTTTAGATTTTGAAGGTATTGAAAATATTGACGAGGCAAAAGAACTGAATGGCTTCAAAGTTAAAATTCGACGTGATTTACTGCCTGAAAGAAACGAAAACGAGTTTTACATAAAAGATTTATTTGGGATAGAAGTGTTTTCTGAAAATGAAAAAATTGGGGAAGTTGTAGACGTAATGGAAACCGCGGCTCACAATATTTTAATCATTGAAGATATTGAAACAAAAAAAGAAATAATGGTTCCATTAATTGATGAGTTTGTAACAAAAATCGACTTTCCAAACAACAGAATTGAAGTAAGCCTAATTGATGGAATGCGAGAATAATTAAAATTGTAAAGAAG contains:
- a CDS encoding PTS-dependent dihydroxyacetone kinase phosphotransferase subunit DhaM; protein product: MEEKNKKIVGIVVVSHSNKLAEEIINFVKIFKQTDFPLENGGNANREVYGTNIENVKNAIIRADNGAGVLVFVDMGSSVFNAVKAIKELDGEVEAKIADAPLVEGIISAVAANFDGIDLDELKIIAEDSKKFTKLKKKI
- the rimM gene encoding ribosome maturation factor RimM (Essential for efficient processing of 16S rRNA), whose product is MENLINIGTIVGTHHLRGSVKINSIFENIEVIENERVLLEKNEKKKLLVVKKVKRLNEKKAILDFEGIENIDEAKELNGFKVKIRRDLLPERNENEFYIKDLFGIEVFSENEKIGEVVDVMETAAHNILIIEDIETKKEIMVPLIDEFVTKIDFPNNRIEVSLIDGMRE